The following proteins are encoded in a genomic region of Sulfurovum indicum:
- a CDS encoding host attachment protein, with product MKVGNIVILANLGELKVYEAKPRDLEAEAGIKPENVKLDLIHDRNYLASHQKLHEVLTDQAGQFKGGSQERGSFSRGGIAEKHTIEKEIEESVLREIAKDVSQIITEKNTAVYLAIPETIHKRVTERMQPQAKEKVVKIVEKDLMKTDKTELVDLF from the coding sequence ATGAAAGTTGGAAATATTGTTATTTTGGCAAACCTGGGTGAATTAAAAGTATACGAAGCCAAACCCCGTGACCTCGAAGCAGAAGCGGGAATAAAACCCGAAAATGTAAAGCTCGATCTTATTCACGATAGAAACTATCTTGCATCACACCAGAAACTGCATGAAGTACTTACTGACCAGGCCGGACAGTTCAAAGGCGGCAGTCAGGAACGCGGAAGTTTCTCAAGAGGAGGCATCGCAGAGAAACATACCATTGAAAAAGAGATAGAAGAGAGTGTTCTTCGGGAGATCGCCAAGGATGTTTCCCAGATCATTACAGAGAAAAATACCGCTGTCTATCTTGCAATACCTGAAACGATACATAAACGGGTTACAGAGCGTATGCAGCCGCAGGCAAAAGAGAAAGTGGTCAAAATAGTAGAAAAAGACCTGATGAAGACGGACAAGACGGAGCTGGTCGACCTTTTTTAA
- a CDS encoding CDP-alcohol phosphatidyltransferase family protein yields the protein MPLNIPTLLSLFRIAAAPFLLLSGWFGRADLFFILFGLMLLSDALDGFIARMLDQTSELGAKLDSYGDMATYLSTPIAAWWLWPDIIREELYYIIGVVTVYLLPAVFSFAKFGELASYHTWSAKISAVLMGGGIMLLFGFENSTLFHIAVYFVIVEAIENIAITFILPEPKTNIRSIRHAWKEQKYS from the coding sequence ATGCCATTGAATATCCCTACGCTGTTATCTCTTTTTCGTATCGCTGCAGCACCATTTCTGCTGCTTTCCGGATGGTTTGGAAGAGCGGACCTTTTCTTTATACTCTTTGGTCTGATGCTGCTGTCAGATGCACTTGACGGGTTCATCGCCCGTATGTTGGACCAGACAAGTGAACTTGGTGCAAAACTTGACAGTTACGGAGATATGGCAACCTATCTCAGTACACCGATAGCTGCCTGGTGGCTTTGGCCGGATATCATCAGAGAGGAGCTGTACTATATCATTGGAGTCGTTACTGTTTATCTGCTGCCTGCTGTTTTTTCATTTGCAAAGTTCGGTGAACTTGCCAGTTACCACACATGGAGCGCCAAGATATCTGCGGTGCTGATGGGTGGAGGTATCATGTTACTGTTTGGATTTGAAAACAGTACCCTCTTTCATATTGCGGTCTATTTCGTCATTGTTGAAGCGATAGAGAATATTGCCATTACCTTTATATTACCGGAACCGAAAACCAACATCCGTTCTATCCGGCATGCCTGGAAGGAGCAGAAATACAGTTGA
- a CDS encoding aldo/keto reductase: protein MQYRYIGRTGLRVSPICMGTMTFGTQCDKKEAFKIMDKAYDRGVNFYDTAELYPVPPESKAAGITEEWVGEWMKSKPRDSVILATKVAGAASGWFVPPIRHGLTAIDRFHIERAIEGSLKRLKTDYIDLYQMHWPDSVVPIEESLEAFDRLVRSGKVRYIGTSNDTAYGTAKALMISNYEKLARFESIQNNFSLLNRRFLDELSTLCREEQISLLPYSPLAGGVLSGKYNQAMKPEEAKGRFATYLKSPNTRQRLMAQRFMNTKTLASTQKYLKIAADAGLHPVTLATAWSKQFDFVASTIIGATSAEQLDASLAAMDLTLSKEILAACDKVHEEILYPMG from the coding sequence ATGCAGTACCGCTATATCGGAAGAACAGGACTTCGTGTCTCACCCATCTGCATGGGAACAATGACGTTTGGTACACAATGTGACAAAAAAGAGGCATTTAAGATCATGGATAAAGCCTACGACCGGGGGGTGAACTTCTATGACACAGCCGAACTCTATCCTGTTCCTCCAGAATCCAAGGCAGCAGGTATTACCGAAGAGTGGGTAGGCGAGTGGATGAAGAGCAAACCGCGCGACTCAGTCATTCTTGCCACCAAGGTTGCCGGTGCTGCCAGCGGCTGGTTCGTTCCTCCCATACGTCATGGATTGACAGCTATTGACAGGTTTCATATTGAGCGGGCGATAGAGGGAAGCCTGAAACGTCTTAAAACCGATTATATCGACCTTTACCAGATGCATTGGCCGGACAGTGTTGTTCCGATCGAAGAGTCACTTGAAGCCTTTGACAGGCTGGTGAGGTCCGGAAAGGTACGCTATATTGGAACATCGAACGACACTGCCTACGGTACAGCCAAAGCGTTAATGATATCCAACTATGAAAAACTGGCACGCTTTGAATCGATACAGAACAACTTCTCACTGCTTAACCGGAGATTTCTCGATGAGCTCTCCACGCTATGCCGTGAAGAGCAGATCTCACTGCTGCCCTATTCCCCGCTTGCAGGCGGTGTACTCAGCGGTAAATACAATCAGGCAATGAAACCTGAAGAAGCCAAAGGGCGCTTTGCTACCTACCTAAAATCACCCAATACCCGGCAGCGCCTGATGGCACAGCGTTTCATGAACACCAAAACCCTTGCATCAACACAGAAGTATCTCAAGATCGCAGCAGATGCCGGACTGCATCCGGTCACACTGGCTACCGCCTGGTCCAAACAGTTCGATTTCGTTGCTTCTACCATCATCGGTGCCACCTCTGCCGAGCAGCTTGATGCCTCTCTTGCCGCAATGGATCTGACACTCAGTAAAGAAATACTTGCCGCCTGTGACAAGGTGCATGAGGAGATCCTCTACCCGATGGGCTGA
- a CDS encoding DUF2237 family protein encodes MSTRLNVLGEPLEPCSLKPMTGFYRDGSCFSGPDNQGLHAVCIYASEEFLEYSKKVGNDLSTPRPEYNFAGVKPGQSWCLSGPRFVQAHKDGMAPHIFIHATHQRMLELIDLETLKSYAIDL; translated from the coding sequence ATGAGCACACGACTGAATGTACTGGGAGAGCCTCTGGAGCCGTGCAGTCTGAAACCGATGACGGGCTTCTATCGTGACGGAAGCTGTTTTTCAGGCCCGGATAATCAGGGCCTCCATGCAGTCTGCATCTATGCGAGCGAGGAGTTTCTGGAATACTCCAAAAAAGTCGGTAACGACCTGTCCACCCCGCGACCAGAGTACAACTTTGCAGGGGTCAAGCCGGGGCAAAGCTGGTGTCTGAGCGGCCCGCGTTTCGTGCAGGCACATAAGGATGGTATGGCACCGCATATTTTCATTCATGCTACCCATCAAAGGATGCTGGAATTGATCGATCTGGAAACGCTTAAATCATATGCTATAGACCTGTAA
- a CDS encoding NAD(P)H-dependent oxidoreductase produces MENNFTKAMQFRHACKLFDETRKIPDEMMHYILEAGRTSPSSFGMEPWKFLVISKDELKSRLRPLCWNQPQITSCSHVVVILAAIESVRPKSGIPQKRFARRPLPPEKIDAYIDLYGTFLADTFSTDEKTYCWTARQTYIALANMMTAAAYEKIDSCPIEGFEKENVEKLLQIDTTQYQVAVLCAFGYRVNEQSEQLRIPFEEVVTFLD; encoded by the coding sequence ATAGAGAATAATTTTACCAAAGCCATGCAGTTCCGTCACGCCTGCAAGCTCTTTGATGAGACAAGAAAGATCCCCGATGAGATGATGCACTATATTCTCGAGGCAGGACGCACCTCACCCTCCTCTTTTGGAATGGAACCCTGGAAGTTTCTGGTCATAAGCAAAGATGAGCTCAAATCCAGACTGCGTCCTTTGTGCTGGAACCAGCCGCAGATCACCAGCTGTTCACACGTTGTGGTTATCCTCGCAGCCATTGAAAGCGTAAGACCGAAAAGCGGTATTCCCCAAAAACGTTTTGCAAGACGTCCGCTGCCGCCGGAGAAAATAGATGCCTATATCGATCTTTACGGGACCTTTCTTGCCGATACCTTCTCTACCGATGAGAAGACATACTGCTGGACAGCACGGCAGACTTACATCGCGTTGGCCAATATGATGACCGCTGCAGCTTACGAGAAGATAGATTCATGTCCTATTGAGGGTTTTGAAAAAGAGAATGTAGAGAAGTTACTGCAGATAGATACGACGCAATATCAGGTTGCCGTACTGTGTGCTTTTGGATACAGGGTCAACGAACAGAGTGAACAGCTAAGAATACCGTTTGAAGAAGTGGTGACATTTTTGGACTGA
- a CDS encoding tautomerase family protein gives MFFPMDRSEAFDIIGITMMAGCSSETKKRLITLLFEQIQKEVGIQSDDI, from the coding sequence ATGTTCTTTCCAATGGACCGAAGTGAAGCCTTTGACATTATTGGGATCACGATGATGGCAGGATGTAGCAGTGAAACAAAAAAGAGACTCATTACATTGCTTTTTGAGCAGATACAAAAGGAAGTTGGGATACAATCTGACGATATATAA
- the cutA gene encoding divalent-cation tolerance protein CutA — protein sequence MKVSDYCTITTTTDNQENVELITQTLLQKELAACVQTSSIESSYRWRGKIITSKEIRLDIKTKVSLFDEVKEAIEALHTYDVPEILMIKIDAASHNYLHWIDDETVKPHYTETVTDALLQKL from the coding sequence ATGAAAGTATCTGATTACTGCACTATCACTACCACAACAGACAACCAGGAGAATGTTGAACTGATCACACAGACACTTCTGCAAAAAGAGCTTGCAGCCTGTGTACAGACCTCCTCTATCGAAAGTTCCTACCGCTGGAGAGGGAAAATCATTACAAGTAAAGAGATCCGCCTTGATATCAAGACAAAAGTCTCTCTTTTTGACGAAGTCAAAGAGGCCATTGAAGCACTGCATACCTACGATGTGCCGGAGATCCTTATGATCAAGATCGATGCCGCCAGCCACAACTATCTGCACTGGATCGATGACGAAACCGTGAAACCACACTATACGGAAACTGTTACAGACGCGCTTTTGCAGAAGCTTTAA
- a CDS encoding leucine-rich repeat domain-containing protein: protein MNPKAIALIEMSKASKLPYLDLAGLGLTEIPEEITALPWLTRLSLSDNFISDIALLASLPNIHKLSLSHNRLINILPLQTLQKLKFLFLHHNRIDDIGPLGEIKTLKKLVLSHNRITDIAPLEYLPDLVYLDIRHNPLHAGSAAHLPGSLIISRLP from the coding sequence ATGAATCCAAAAGCAATTGCACTCATAGAGATGTCTAAGGCAAGCAAACTCCCCTATCTTGATCTTGCCGGTCTGGGACTGACCGAGATCCCAGAGGAGATCACTGCACTTCCATGGCTTACACGTCTTTCTCTTTCAGATAATTTCATCAGCGATATTGCTTTACTTGCTTCACTTCCGAACATTCATAAACTCTCACTCTCCCATAACCGGCTTATTAACATTCTACCATTACAGACACTGCAGAAGCTGAAGTTTCTTTTTCTCCACCACAACCGCATTGATGATATCGGTCCTCTGGGAGAGATAAAAACACTTAAAAAACTTGTTCTTTCCCATAACCGTATTACAGATATCGCTCCGCTGGAGTATCTGCCTGATCTGGTCTATCTTGATATCCGCCACAATCCTCTTCATGCAGGATCTGCTGCACATCTTCCAGGCAGTCTGATCATTTCACGCCTGCCGTAA
- a CDS encoding alpha/beta fold hydrolase, translated as MYLPLQNETIVLADGRILGFAQSGDPEGRAVFHFHGLHSSRLEAVVVHEIVKEAGIRFIGIDRPGIGLSSFQPGRTILDFPSDVEALADALGIEEFSLTAVSAGSPYLFACLHKLPRRVSSCAIIAGVPPVLELGVDKMPKESRIFISIAQKFPWLIHPLFWFHYGRLSRHDSDAERFLDHIIRTLERVDHLLLENRDTREVLLQTFRESYRQGSRGVACDGIAVFAKPWGFSLEEIDFRPVRLWHGGKDNGVPVQLAESVAERLKGAELTIYPDEGHLSIVFHHFQEIIHALQTDDHGFQR; from the coding sequence ATGTATTTACCGTTACAAAATGAGACCATTGTATTGGCCGACGGCAGAATACTTGGTTTTGCTCAGAGCGGCGATCCTGAAGGAAGGGCCGTTTTTCATTTTCACGGTCTTCACTCTTCACGTCTGGAAGCAGTAGTGGTACATGAGATCGTAAAAGAGGCGGGGATCCGGTTCATTGGCATAGACAGACCCGGTATCGGTCTTTCCTCATTTCAACCGGGACGAACGATCCTTGACTTTCCATCAGATGTTGAAGCATTGGCGGATGCATTGGGTATAGAAGAGTTTTCTCTAACGGCTGTCTCTGCAGGATCACCCTATCTTTTTGCCTGTCTGCATAAACTACCGCGCAGAGTCTCTTCCTGTGCCATTATTGCCGGCGTTCCGCCGGTATTGGAACTGGGGGTTGACAAGATGCCAAAAGAGAGCAGGATTTTCATCTCTATAGCACAAAAATTTCCATGGCTCATTCATCCTCTCTTCTGGTTTCACTATGGACGGCTAAGCAGACACGATTCGGATGCAGAGAGGTTTTTAGATCATATTATACGAACATTGGAGAGGGTGGATCACCTATTGCTTGAAAACAGGGATACAAGAGAAGTACTCTTACAGACATTCAGGGAGTCATACAGGCAGGGAAGCAGAGGTGTCGCCTGTGACGGTATAGCGGTCTTTGCAAAGCCGTGGGGATTCTCCCTTGAAGAGATCGATTTTAGGCCAGTCCGTCTATGGCATGGGGGGAAAGACAACGGAGTTCCCGTTCAGCTGGCAGAGAGCGTGGCAGAGCGGCTTAAAGGAGCAGAACTGACGATCTATCCTGATGAGGGGCATCTCTCTATTGTTTTTCATCATTTTCAAGAGATCATTCATGCACTGCAGACAGACGATCATGGGTTTCAAAGATAA
- a CDS encoding low molecular weight protein-tyrosine-phosphatase produces MKRILFVCLGNICRSPIAQGIAQKLTEEYAIACEIDSAGTSSWHQGEPPCEHSIEVAKRHGIDISRQISRPVAADDKKKFDYIVAMDSQNQNDLEAQGFLNVHLLGSFGGYEGTDIPDPYFFPGFEGFEKVYEMIEVSLRDFIEKVKNESI; encoded by the coding sequence ATGAAACGTATTTTATTTGTCTGCCTGGGAAATATTTGCCGCAGTCCTATTGCCCAGGGTATCGCACAGAAGCTCACCGAAGAGTATGCTATAGCCTGTGAGATAGACTCTGCAGGTACAAGCAGCTGGCATCAGGGGGAGCCTCCCTGTGAACATTCCATAGAAGTAGCAAAAAGACACGGTATTGATATTTCCAGACAGATTTCACGCCCTGTTGCAGCCGATGACAAGAAGAAATTCGACTATATCGTTGCGATGGACAGTCAAAATCAAAACGATCTGGAAGCACAGGGTTTTTTAAATGTTCATCTTCTTGGCAGCTTTGGAGGATATGAAGGTACTGATATACCTGACCCTTATTTTTTCCCGGGATTTGAAGGTTTTGAGAAAGTATATGAGATGATAGAAGTATCTCTAAGAGATTTTATAGAAAAGGTAAAGAATGAAAGTATCTGA
- a CDS encoding trimeric intracellular cation channel family protein translates to MFEVAEYIGIIAFAISGFFVAVRSRLDFLGVLISVFLTAFGGGIIRDVMVDRTPYAFSSNLPAVMIIAVMVLMIFFKFHKRGTIENRLLFIISDSIGLISFSITGALIALETHFNLTGVLVLSFITAVGGGITRDVIINEVPFVFKTGFYGTISLLIGLFMYLFSYLELLNFYMISTLFITGVALRMVAYYQKWSIPLK, encoded by the coding sequence ATGTTCGAAGTTGCGGAGTATATCGGCATTATTGCCTTTGCGATCTCCGGTTTTTTTGTTGCAGTACGAAGCAGACTGGATTTTCTGGGGGTATTGATCTCTGTATTTTTGACAGCCTTTGGAGGGGGGATCATCCGTGATGTGATGGTGGATCGGACTCCTTATGCTTTCAGCAGCAATCTGCCTGCGGTAATGATCATTGCTGTTATGGTGCTCATGATCTTTTTCAAATTTCATAAACGCGGTACCATTGAGAACCGTCTGCTCTTTATCATCAGTGACTCCATCGGCTTGATCTCTTTCAGTATCACCGGTGCCCTGATCGCCCTGGAGACACACTTTAATCTTACAGGTGTTCTTGTACTGTCGTTCATCACTGCTGTGGGAGGAGGGATCACACGTGATGTGATCATCAATGAGGTGCCTTTTGTCTTCAAAACAGGATTTTACGGAACGATCTCTCTCTTGATAGGACTTTTTATGTATCTCTTTTCCTATTTGGAACTGCTCAATTTTTATATGATATCCACACTTTTTATTACAGGAGTAGCGCTCCGGATGGTCGCCTATTATCAAAAATGGTCCATTCCTTTAAAATAG
- a CDS encoding pyridoxamine 5'-phosphate oxidase family protein, whose translation MANSKLPGSEGEKILQDAFKTTASALAFYNKQMITHLSGLMQEFIAKQEMMFISTADSKGECDASFRAGKAGFVTVLDEHHLLYPEYKGNGVMASMGNIHENPNIGLLFLDFFETKVGLHVNGKARIILKENLESELQGFPQAFKNIKENADIFKIVSYVLVEVEEAYIHCSLHIPMLQKADPSSYEHKFPKYSKGGDAFEVADIPRHWSAEALDKKR comes from the coding sequence ATGGCAAATTCAAAACTACCCGGTTCTGAGGGTGAAAAAATATTACAAGATGCATTTAAGACTACAGCATCTGCACTGGCTTTTTACAACAAACAGATGATTACACATCTTTCCGGACTGATGCAGGAGTTTATTGCAAAACAGGAGATGATGTTTATTTCTACGGCAGACTCAAAAGGAGAGTGTGATGCCTCATTCCGTGCAGGAAAAGCAGGCTTTGTGACCGTGCTTGACGAACATCATCTTCTTTACCCGGAATATAAAGGTAACGGTGTCATGGCAAGTATGGGTAATATACATGAAAACCCAAACATCGGGCTGCTTTTTTTGGATTTTTTTGAAACGAAGGTAGGATTGCATGTCAATGGCAAAGCCAGGATCATTTTAAAAGAGAATCTCGAGTCTGAACTGCAAGGATTTCCACAGGCTTTTAAAAATATCAAAGAGAATGCAGATATCTTCAAAATAGTCTCTTATGTACTTGTAGAGGTGGAAGAGGCATATATTCACTGCTCTTTACATATTCCGATGTTACAAAAAGCAGATCCTTCATCTTATGAACACAAGTTTCCAAAATACTCCAAAGGTGGAGATGCGTTTGAGGTAGCGGATATACCTCGGCACTGGTCTGCGGAAGCTCTTGACAAAAAGAGATAG
- the accD gene encoding acetyl-CoA carboxylase, carboxyltransferase subunit beta, translating to MEFSSMFSNLFGKEKTKEEQQNQWIKCPKCTSLMYYKEVEAKQNVCPKCNHHFRISADKRIESIADEGSFEEHDASLAPIDPLKFTDKKSYKKRIEEAKAKTGKTSSVVSGSCTIGGIPAELVVFDFAFMGGSLGSVEGEKIVRAVNRAIERECGVIIVSASGGARMQESTYSLLQMSKTSAALKRLSDKGLPYISVLTDPTMGGVSASFAMLGDIIMAEPGALIGFAGQRVIKQTVGVDLPEGFQRSEFLLEHGLIDMIVNRADMRQTIGDLLKLMDRKAG from the coding sequence ATGGAATTTAGCAGTATGTTCAGTAATCTGTTTGGAAAAGAGAAAACAAAAGAAGAACAACAGAACCAATGGATTAAATGTCCCAAGTGTACCTCTCTGATGTACTACAAAGAGGTTGAGGCAAAGCAGAATGTCTGTCCAAAGTGTAACCATCACTTCCGTATCAGTGCGGACAAACGTATAGAGTCCATTGCTGATGAAGGCAGTTTTGAAGAGCATGATGCTTCGCTTGCTCCGATCGATCCGCTGAAGTTCACAGACAAGAAGTCATACAAGAAGCGTATTGAAGAAGCAAAAGCAAAAACAGGGAAAACCTCTTCTGTTGTCAGCGGCAGCTGTACGATAGGCGGTATACCGGCAGAGCTGGTTGTCTTTGACTTTGCATTTATGGGCGGAAGTCTCGGTTCGGTTGAAGGTGAGAAGATCGTCCGTGCGGTCAACCGTGCTATTGAAAGAGAGTGTGGTGTCATTATTGTCTCAGCATCAGGCGGTGCCAGAATGCAGGAGAGTACCTATTCACTGCTTCAGATGAGCAAAACCTCTGCTGCACTAAAAAGACTCAGTGATAAAGGTCTGCCGTATATCTCTGTACTGACCGACCCGACTATGGGTGGTGTTTCTGCTTCATTTGCAATGCTGGGTGACATCATTATGGCGGAGCCTGGAGCCCTTATAGGGTTTGCAGGACAGCGTGTTATCAAACAGACAGTCGGTGTTGACCTTCCTGAAGGCTTTCAGCGTTCGGAGTTCCTGCTTGAGCATGGACTCATCGATATGATCGTCAACAGAGCAGATATGCGCCAGACCATTGGTGATCTTCTCAAACTGATGGACAGAAAAGCAGGTTAA
- a CDS encoding class I SAM-dependent methyltransferase gives MKLENIVPWGRSKKEYMEMFDLTQEEIKSKKILGCGDGPSSFNTEVDYDDGCVVSVDPLYAYSKKEIMQRIDEVADGIIAQVKANKDKFVWKNIPDVESLEHMRIEAMMEFLMDYEEGKEEGRYLAEALPKLSFDDKSFDLALCSHLLFLYSDHLDEAFHLEAVDEMLRVAKEVRIFPLVTLKNERSPHVETVMAHLKEQGYDVEIVKTEYEFQKGGDEMLKISRA, from the coding sequence ATGAAACTGGAAAATATCGTTCCCTGGGGACGCAGTAAAAAAGAGTATATGGAGATGTTTGATCTCACACAAGAGGAGATTAAGAGCAAGAAGATACTGGGCTGCGGTGACGGACCTTCAAGTTTTAATACCGAAGTAGACTATGATGACGGCTGTGTGGTCTCTGTCGATCCGCTGTATGCCTACAGCAAGAAAGAGATCATGCAGCGCATAGATGAAGTTGCAGACGGGATAATAGCGCAGGTCAAAGCCAATAAAGATAAATTTGTCTGGAAGAATATCCCTGATGTGGAGTCGCTGGAGCATATGCGTATCGAAGCGATGATGGAGTTTTTGATGGATTATGAGGAGGGGAAAGAGGAGGGCAGGTATCTTGCCGAGGCGTTACCGAAGCTCTCTTTTGATGACAAGAGTTTTGATCTGGCACTCTGCTCCCATCTGCTTTTTCTTTACAGTGACCATTTGGATGAAGCGTTTCATCTTGAAGCAGTAGATGAGATGCTCAGGGTTGCCAAAGAGGTACGTATTTTCCCGCTTGTAACACTGAAGAATGAAAGATCTCCCCATGTGGAGACGGTAATGGCCCATCTTAAGGAGCAGGGGTATGATGTAGAGATCGTCAAAACAGAGTATGAGTTTCAAAAAGGCGGGGATGAGATGCTGAAGATCAGCAGAGCATAA
- a CDS encoding CCA tRNA nucleotidyltransferase, whose amino-acid sequence MKYYQPISQQKRQEMKLPESLIKITRYLHAHDAKAIVVGGAVRDMLLGLPVKDYDVEVYGLHNLKQLEEILSVFGSVNHVGKSFGVMKLKVENEEYDFSFPRTEQKVGRGHKGFDVEVDGALSFTEAARRRDFTVNALGYDIQTGEVLDPFGGLQDIQYKVLRHIDDNTFVEDPLRIYRAVQFAARFGLEVAEETARLCKQMIANDLLDELPKERIYIEWEKLLLKSSRPSIGFELMREWGITERYFPELHALVGVPQDPEYHPEGDVWVHTMFSIDAMASILGSEEFGMRNEEWSKKRKLKLLFAELCHDFGKPVTTTIELEGGEIIQWKELQCNQSISEEIQTKIPYSIRALGHETAGIEPTRSFMYRLTREHDFIKSILPLVEHHLKPSQFYRQQAKAGAIRRLAMKVNIEELVLVARADFLGRTTKEAVLGEYKAGDWLLEKAEALQVKQKPSEPFVTGKDLIALGLTPSCQFKKILDEVYDLQVDGELSSREEALQYIQRHYRI is encoded by the coding sequence ATGAAGTATTATCAGCCAATATCCCAACAGAAAAGACAAGAGATGAAACTTCCCGAGTCACTGATCAAGATCACCCGGTATTTGCATGCACATGATGCCAAAGCAATAGTTGTGGGCGGTGCGGTACGTGATATGCTGCTCGGTCTTCCTGTAAAAGATTATGATGTTGAGGTGTATGGACTGCACAACCTTAAACAGCTTGAAGAGATACTCTCTGTATTTGGCAGTGTGAATCATGTGGGTAAAAGTTTTGGTGTGATGAAACTCAAAGTCGAAAATGAGGAATACGATTTCTCTTTTCCCCGTACAGAACAGAAGGTCGGCAGAGGACATAAAGGGTTTGATGTTGAAGTAGATGGGGCATTGAGCTTTACAGAAGCAGCCAGACGACGTGACTTTACTGTCAATGCACTGGGATATGACATACAAACAGGTGAAGTGCTGGATCCGTTTGGCGGACTGCAGGATATTCAGTACAAAGTACTTCGGCATATTGATGACAATACTTTTGTTGAAGACCCGCTCAGGATATACAGAGCTGTACAGTTTGCTGCCCGTTTCGGGCTGGAAGTAGCTGAAGAGACAGCCAGGCTGTGTAAGCAGATGATCGCAAATGATTTGCTTGATGAACTCCCTAAAGAGCGGATCTATATTGAATGGGAAAAGCTTCTGCTTAAATCAAGCAGGCCCTCTATCGGTTTTGAACTGATGCGGGAGTGGGGGATCACTGAGCGTTATTTCCCGGAACTTCATGCACTTGTCGGTGTGCCCCAGGATCCTGAATACCATCCGGAGGGGGATGTGTGGGTGCATACGATGTTCAGTATCGATGCCATGGCGTCGATACTTGGCAGTGAGGAATTTGGAATGAGGAATGAGGAATGGAGCAAGAAGCGGAAACTGAAGCTTTTGTTTGCAGAGTTGTGTCATGATTTTGGAAAGCCTGTGACCACAACAATAGAACTTGAGGGTGGTGAAATCATTCAATGGAAAGAGCTTCAATGCAATCAAAGCATTTCGGAAGAAATACAAACAAAAATCCCTTATTCAATCCGTGCTCTCGGTCATGAAACAGCCGGTATAGAACCCACCCGCAGCTTTATGTACCGCCTGACCAGAGAACATGATTTCATAAAGAGCATTCTGCCTCTGGTCGAACATCACCTTAAGCCTTCACAGTTCTACAGGCAGCAGGCAAAAGCAGGGGCGATCAGGCGGCTGGCTATGAAAGTGAATATTGAAGAACTGGTGTTGGTAGCCAGAGCAGATTTCCTTGGACGTACAACTAAAGAGGCTGTATTGGGTGAGTATAAAGCAGGGGATTGGCTTCTTGAAAAGGCTGAGGCACTACAGGTAAAGCAGAAGCCTTCGGAACCTTTTGTGACGGGAAAAGATCTTATAGCTCTTGGGTTGACGCCTTCCTGCCAATTTAAAAAAATACTTGATGAGGTGTATGATCTGCAGGTGGATGGTGAACTCTCCAGCAGGGAAGAGGCCCTGCAGTATATTCAGAGACACTATCGTATCTAA